One Watersipora subatra chromosome 4, tzWatSuba1.1, whole genome shotgun sequence genomic window carries:
- the LOC137393772 gene encoding uncharacterized protein, which yields MTGLKLYIADRDALPGCNVYTEMIRAMEKSRKIIIVLSNSFLRRPNCKGQADLAGRESYGRKDYQPNRILVVKREELDEQCITAPYNSLLTETSVKMHSSNEKKIKRSWERIRKFLAKPKYQYVATDLHSSQQNYSESTNDYEDELTDDISSFTESSPLLGRFSLIN from the exons ACAGGTTTAAAGCTCTACATAGCAGACAGAGATGCGCTGCCTGGCTGTAATGTCTACACTGAAATGATAAGAGCCATGGAGAAAAGCAGGAAGATAATTATTGTACTGAGTAATTCCTTTTTGAGAAGACCTAATTGTAAGGGACAAGCTGATTTGGCTG GCAGAGAGTCATATGGTCGAAAGGATTATCAACCAAACAGGATCCTAGTTGTGAAGAGAGAGGAATTAGATGAACAATGCATTACAGCTCCTTACAATTCTCTCTTAACTGAGACTTCTGTGAAG ATGCATAGCTCAAATGAGAAAAAGATAAAGCGATCTTGGGAACGGATCAGAAAGTTCTTAGCAAAACCAAAGTATCAATATGTGGCAACAGATCTTCACTCATCACAACAAAACTACAGTGAGTCAACCAATGACTATGAAGATGAACTTACTGATGATATTAGCAGTTTCACAGAAAGCTCACCGCTGCTGGGTCGGTTCAGTTTGATTAACTGA